One Molothrus ater isolate BHLD 08-10-18 breed brown headed cowbird chromosome 4, BPBGC_Mater_1.1, whole genome shotgun sequence genomic window carries:
- the SHISA3 gene encoding protein shisa-3 homolog has product MAGRRRALPRLLLRCLLLGLLGGGGGGQPGGGEYCHGWVDGQGGYHEGFQCPEGFDTAAATICCGSCALRYCCAAAEARLEQGGCTNDREPSEPGVTAQPIYVPFLIVGSIFIAFIIVGSLVAVYCCTCLRPKQPSQPIRFSLRSYQTETLPMILASTSFRTPSRQSSTATSSSSTSSSVRRFSFPRAEPGCLVPSSPPPYTSGCFQTAHTVHLTQPSGFLVSPPYFGYPLQPEPALVGKSCSDFTQS; this is encoded by the exons AtggcggggcggcggcgggcgctgccgcggCTGCTGCTGCGCTgcctcctgctggggctgctgggcgGCGGTGGCGGGGGCCAGCCCGGCGGCGGCGAGTACTGCCACGGCTGGGTGGACGGGCAGGGGGGCTACCACGAGGGCTTCCAGTGCCCCGAGGGCTTCGACACGGCGGCCGCCACCATCTGCTGCGGCTCCTGCGCCCTGCGCTACTGCTGCGCCGCCGCCGAGGCTCGCCTGGAGCAGGGCGGCTGCACCAACGACCGGGAACCCTCGGAGCCCGGAGTCACCGCCC aACCAATCTACGTTCCATTCCTCATTGTTGGATCAATATTTATTGCCTTCATTATCGTGGGCTCGCTGGTAGCAGTTTATTGTTGCACATGTTTAAGACCTAAACAGCCGTCACAGCCCATCCGATTTTCTCTGCGGAGCTATCAGACCGAGACTCTTCCCATGATCTTGGCCTCCACAAGCTTCAGGACCCCATCCAGGCAGTCCAGCACCGCGACCAGTTCCAGTTCGACCAGCAGCTCGGTTCGCAGGTTCTCCTTCCCccgggcagagccaggctgccttGTGCCGTCCTCACCTCCACCCTACACATCTGGCTGCTTCCAGACAGCCCACACAGTCCACCTGACCCAGCCATCGGGATTTCTGGTGTCTCCGCCATACTTTGGGTATCCTCTCcagccagagcctgccctggttgggaagagctgctctgaTTTTACTCAGAGCTGA